The following is a genomic window from Armatimonadota bacterium.
CCCCGGCTCCACCAGCCCTCCCCTCAGGAGCACCTCCTCCGTGTGGGCCACCATGGCATCCGTGTCCTCCCGGAAGGAAGTGACCACGGGTTGTACGCCCCACCACAGGGCGAGGGATCGCGCCACCCGGGGGTCCTCCGTCACCGCAAGGATAGGCTCCGCGGGACGGTGCGTGGAGACGAGTTGCGCGGTGCGGCCGCTCCGGGTGATCACCACGATGGCTCTGGCCCGCACATCCCGGGCGAGCGCGCAGGCCGCCGCGGCCACGGCCTCCGCGATTCCCATCCGATGGGTGTGCGAAGCGCCTACCCGGTAGAGTTCGGGATGCGCGCTTTCCACCTCCACCGCGATCCGATCCACCATCCGCACCGCCTCCGTGGGGTAGGCGCCCACCGCGGTCTCGTCGCTCAGCATCACCGCGTCCGTGCCGTCCAGGATAGCGTTCGCCACGTCCGAGACCTCCGCCCGGGTGGGCCGGGGCTGATGGACCATGGACTCCAGCATCTGGGTGGCGGTGATGACGGGAATCCCGAATTCGTTGGCCCTGCGGATGATGGTCTTCTGCAGCACCGGAACCCGTTCCAGGGGAACCTCAATCCCCAGGTCTCCCCGCGCCACCATCACCCCGTCGCTTGCGGCCAGGATTTCCTCCAGGCGTTCCAGAGCCTCGGCCTTCTCCAGCTTGGCAATCAGGGGGATCTCCGCGCCTAGGCGCTCCAGCTCCGCCCGGGCGGAGAGCACATCCTCCGCCCGGCGCACGAAGGAGAGGGCCACCATGTCCACTCCCTGCGCGATGCCGAACTGCAGGTCCTCCAGGTCCTTGGGGGTAAGGGCGGGGGCGTGCAGCCGGACGCCGGGGAGGTTCATGCCCTTGTGCTCCTCCACCCGACCTCCCCGCATCACCCGGGCCTCCAGCTCGCCCTCCCGGACCGCGGTCACACGCAGCTCCATCTGGCCATCCGCGAGCAGGATGCGGTCACCGGGCCGCAATTCCCGCAGGAGCTCCGGAGAGGTGGTGGTGAGGGCACGCTCCGGAACGGGTCCGGGCTGGGCGAGGATCAGGACCTGCTCGCCCTCCCGGAGCTCCAGGGGCCGGTGTTCCGGCAGTTCCCCCACGCGCACCTTGGGGCCCTGCAGATCCTGCAGGAGGGCCACCATCCGGCCTAGTTCCTCCGCCGCCCGCCGAACCTCCCGCATCCGACGGGCGTGCTCCTCCCGGGTGCCGTGGGAGAAGTTGAACCGGAACACGTCCACGCCCGCCTGCACCAGCTCCCGGATCCGCTCCGGAGAGTCTGAGGCCGGGCCCAGGGTCGCCACGATCTTCGTACGACGCCGCAGGAGAGGGTGCCGTGCCACCATGGAACCGCCTCCTCTTTCTCCCTTCTCCGGCACAAACGATGCCCGCCCTGAGCCTGTTCCCCGCCTGCCGGAATCGGAATCTGGTATAATCCAGGCGACCGGGCCGGCGTAGCTCAGCTGGCAGAGCGGGCGATTCGTAATCGCCAGGTCAGGGGTTCGAATCCCCTCGCCGGCTCCATCCCTCTCAACCCGCCGCCCCTTCGAACCCCGGTTTTCCACGGGCCCGGCCTCGGGTCCTGACCGGACCACTGGCAGGGCAAGGAAGCATCGCACGAGTGGTGGCTGGCTACGCCCACGGGCGGGTGGACCAGCCCTACAACCAGGTGTATGACCCCGCCACGGACTCCTGGCGGGAAGTCGCGCCCATGCCCCGAGGGTTCAACCACGTGGCGGTCGCCGGATTCCGCGGTCGCCTGTATGCTTTCGACGGGTTCATCGAACAGAACCGCAATCCGGTATCCGACTGCTTCGTCTATGACGTCCGGGAGGACCGGTGGAGCCGGATCGCAACCCTCCCCGCGCACCCCTTCCAGATCCGCGGGATCACATGGGGCTGGTGGTCCTGGAGGGACGCATCTCTGTTCTCGGCGGGGAGGAGCCGGGCAGGGGTGTTTCCTGACAACGACGCCTACGGTCCCCGGACCGACCGGTGGGTGCCCATGGCGCCCATGCCCACACCCCACCGTGGGAGAGTGGATCTGCATCCCCGCCGGGGGCCTCACCGTGGGCGGAAGCCGCCCCTCGGACGCCCACGAAGCCTTTCAGCCCTGACCGCGGCCTCTAGACCTCCTCCGCTTCCTCACACACCCCCGCCGAGCGTCGATCTGAAAAGTCGAGAACATAGGTTCGCGATTGCATTATTTGTACGGACGTCCTAATAATAGGACGTCCGGTTGACCGGTTTGGCTCATGGGAAAAGTTGACTTGAACAGCGTCATCCCTCTCTACTACCAGATCCGCGAGGATCTCCGCCGTCGGATCGAGGCCGGAGAGTGGAAGCCCGGGGAAGCCATCCCCTCCGAGGCGGAACTCCAGGAAATCTACGGGGTGAGCCGGGCCACGGTGCGGCAGGCCCTCTCCGAGCTGGTGATGGAGGGACTGCTCATCCGCAGACAGGGCCGGGGGACCTTCGTGGCTCCTCCGAAGATCGTGGAGCCCCTGCCGCGCTTGGTGAGCTTCACGGAGGAGATGCGGGCCGTGGGCATGGAGCCCAGCACCCGCAGCGTGAAGGTGGAGATCGTCACCGATCCCCCTAAGCGCGTCCGCGAGACCCTCCGGACCGACGAGGATCGGTTTCTCCGGATCGAGCGGGTGCGGTGCGCCAACGGGCAGCCCATCGTCCTTCTCGTCTCCTACCTTCCCGCTTCCCTGGGCATCGATCCTCAGGAGGACTTCTCCGGGTCCCTGTATGCATTGCTGGAGACCAAATACCACATCCGGCTCGGCGAGGCCCTTCAGATCATCGAAGCGGGGGTGGCGGACGAGTACACAGCAGCCCAGCTGGAGATCGAGGAAGGAGAGCCCGTCCTCATCATCCGGCGCGGCACGTTCGCGAAGGACGGGCGGGCGGTGGAGTACGTGGAGGGGTTCTACCCCGCGGACCGCTACCGGTACACCATCCGGCTCGAACGCTAGAGGCTGCGGGATGGTGTCTGAACCCTCATCCCGCACGGACAGGGGGTGGGAGCGGAAAAGCG
Proteins encoded in this region:
- the pyk gene encoding pyruvate kinase, with amino-acid sequence MVARHPLLRRRTKIVATLGPASDSPERIRELVQAGVDVFRFNFSHGTREEHARRMREVRRAAEELGRMVALLQDLQGPKVRVGELPEHRPLELREGEQVLILAQPGPVPERALTTTSPELLRELRPGDRILLADGQMELRVTAVREGELEARVMRGGRVEEHKGMNLPGVRLHAPALTPKDLEDLQFGIAQGVDMVALSFVRRAEDVLSARAELERLGAEIPLIAKLEKAEALERLEEILAASDGVMVARGDLGIEVPLERVPVLQKTIIRRANEFGIPVITATQMLESMVHQPRPTRAEVSDVANAILDGTDAVMLSDETAVGAYPTEAVRMVDRIAVEVESAHPELYRVGASHTHRMGIAEAVAAAACALARDVRARAIVVITRSGRTAQLVSTHRPAEPILAVTEDPRVARSLALWWGVQPVVTSFREDTDAMVAHTEEVLLRGGLVEPGDVVVITGSSPIIARGRTNFLKVHRIRRREGGRA
- a CDS encoding GntR family transcriptional regulator — encoded protein: MNSVIPLYYQIREDLRRRIEAGEWKPGEAIPSEAELQEIYGVSRATVRQALSELVMEGLLIRRQGRGTFVAPPKIVEPLPRLVSFTEEMRAVGMEPSTRSVKVEIVTDPPKRVRETLRTDEDRFLRIERVRCANGQPIVLLVSYLPASLGIDPQEDFSGSLYALLETKYHIRLGEALQIIEAGVADEYTAAQLEIEEGEPVLIIRRGTFAKDGRAVEYVEGFYPADRYRYTIRLER